One genomic window of Acetomicrobium thermoterrenum DSM 13490 includes the following:
- the alaS gene encoding alanine--tRNA ligase gives MIKRSGKELRELFLSYFEQKEHKRFPSFSLIPDDPTLLFTIAGMVPFKPYFLGLKKPEVLRATTSQKCLRTNDIENVGRTSRHHTFFEMLGNFSFGDYFKERAIPWAWEFLTEVIGLDPERMYATIYLDDDEAFEIWNKVVGLPESKIVRMGEKDNFWAAGPIGPCGPCSELIYDQGPAFSCGKPECFVGCDCDRYLEVWNLVFMQYNRDEEGNLTPLPKKNIDTGMGLERLASIVQGARSDFETDLFLPLIEKVSRLSGVEYAANKRFDTAMRVIADHLRALAFMIADGVLPSNEGRGYVLRRLLRRASRYGRVLGLDRPFLIELMPELLEIMADHYKELVEYRSTIESVINLEEKRFSRTLDQGSALLEEEISRVVRSGSSVLSGETAFTLYDTYGFPLELTEEICQEQGIEVDREEFERCMERQREMARTASKQLASTVQKEVHSALLAKFGPTKFVGYESDEAESKVLAILKDSREVEEAHEGEEVEILLAETPFYAEKGGQVGDKGWIETSTGKLEVLDTYYYHDVLIAHRVRVKSGYVSADDEAKAKVDLSRRNAIRRHHTSTHIVHEALTRVLGPHIRQAGSYVSPDYLRFDFTHFDAISRDDIVKIEQIANEVIQANIKLNIFETSMEEAKKIGAKAFFDEKYGDRVRVIQIPGYCAELCGGLHVNATGDIGLIKIVEEESIGSGLRRITALAGMAAVSHYQELFDLVKDLTLISGVEAGSLKEKFTDVFQDIKNLKSELQRSNLKLALSQCDKILSQRQIVNGFTVLTGKFEDLDADILRQVGDHLKKGLKKVLLVLGSSFEGKVVLVAMADEDAVRDGIHAGKFIDRIAKIVGGGGGGRPNVAQAGGKEVEKLEDALNAVPRILTELLGV, from the coding sequence GTGATAAAGCGAAGCGGAAAGGAATTACGAGAGCTATTTCTATCGTATTTCGAGCAAAAAGAACATAAAAGGTTTCCAAGTTTCAGTCTTATTCCGGATGATCCAACCTTGCTGTTTACCATAGCGGGCATGGTTCCCTTTAAGCCCTATTTTTTGGGGTTGAAGAAACCTGAGGTTCTGAGAGCCACCACATCACAGAAATGTTTGAGGACCAACGACATAGAAAATGTAGGAAGGACCTCGAGGCATCATACGTTTTTCGAGATGTTGGGAAATTTCAGCTTTGGGGACTACTTTAAGGAACGAGCCATTCCATGGGCGTGGGAATTTTTAACGGAAGTAATTGGTCTCGATCCGGAGAGAATGTATGCTACGATTTATTTGGACGACGACGAAGCCTTCGAAATTTGGAATAAAGTTGTTGGCCTCCCTGAGAGTAAAATTGTGCGCATGGGAGAGAAGGACAATTTTTGGGCTGCCGGCCCGATAGGTCCTTGTGGCCCCTGCTCGGAGCTGATATACGACCAAGGCCCGGCGTTTTCTTGCGGAAAGCCCGAATGTTTTGTAGGGTGCGATTGTGATAGGTATCTTGAAGTGTGGAATTTGGTGTTTATGCAATATAACAGAGACGAAGAAGGCAACCTTACGCCTTTGCCAAAGAAAAACATTGACACGGGAATGGGATTGGAGCGTCTGGCATCTATTGTTCAGGGGGCCAGATCTGATTTCGAGACCGATCTGTTCCTGCCTTTAATTGAAAAGGTATCGCGCTTGTCAGGAGTTGAATATGCCGCAAATAAACGCTTTGATACGGCCATGCGGGTAATTGCCGATCATTTAAGAGCATTGGCATTCATGATAGCCGATGGCGTGCTTCCCTCTAATGAGGGTAGAGGATATGTCCTTAGAAGGTTGCTCAGAAGGGCGTCGCGTTATGGAAGAGTGCTCGGCCTCGATAGGCCTTTTTTGATTGAACTGATGCCCGAATTGCTTGAGATCATGGCCGATCACTATAAAGAATTAGTGGAATATAGATCCACCATAGAATCTGTTATTAATCTGGAGGAGAAAAGGTTTAGCAGGACCTTAGATCAGGGGAGCGCTTTGCTTGAAGAGGAGATATCAAGGGTAGTAAGATCCGGTAGCTCGGTACTATCGGGAGAAACAGCTTTTACTTTATACGACACATATGGTTTTCCCCTTGAATTGACCGAAGAGATATGTCAAGAGCAGGGCATTGAAGTCGATAGAGAAGAATTTGAGAGATGCATGGAGCGTCAGAGGGAAATGGCAAGAACTGCGAGCAAACAGCTTGCATCGACGGTGCAGAAAGAAGTTCATTCTGCCCTTTTGGCTAAATTTGGTCCGACGAAATTCGTAGGATATGAGAGCGATGAAGCTGAATCGAAAGTTTTGGCCATATTAAAGGATTCTCGGGAGGTAGAGGAAGCTCATGAAGGGGAAGAGGTAGAAATCCTGTTGGCTGAAACCCCTTTTTATGCCGAAAAGGGCGGACAGGTGGGAGATAAAGGATGGATAGAAACGTCCACAGGTAAATTGGAGGTGCTTGATACATATTACTATCACGATGTGCTTATAGCTCATCGTGTCAGGGTTAAGTCGGGATATGTTTCAGCCGATGATGAAGCGAAAGCTAAGGTTGACCTTTCACGAAGAAATGCCATTAGGCGCCACCATACCTCTACCCATATTGTTCACGAAGCCTTAACGCGTGTCTTAGGCCCCCACATTCGTCAAGCAGGCTCCTACGTTTCTCCTGATTACTTACGGTTCGATTTTACCCATTTTGATGCAATATCTCGCGACGACATAGTAAAAATAGAACAAATTGCTAATGAGGTCATACAGGCCAATATCAAGTTGAACATCTTCGAGACATCGATGGAAGAAGCTAAGAAAATAGGTGCAAAGGCATTTTTCGATGAAAAATACGGGGATAGAGTGCGCGTCATTCAGATACCAGGTTATTGTGCCGAACTTTGCGGCGGATTGCACGTTAATGCTACCGGCGACATTGGCTTGATAAAAATAGTCGAAGAAGAAAGCATAGGATCGGGTTTGAGACGAATTACAGCCCTGGCAGGGATGGCAGCCGTAAGTCATTATCAAGAGTTGTTTGATCTTGTAAAGGATTTGACCTTAATTTCCGGCGTCGAAGCAGGATCTTTAAAGGAAAAGTTTACCGATGTATTTCAGGATATTAAAAATTTAAAATCAGAATTGCAAAGGTCTAATTTGAAACTTGCTTTATCGCAATGTGATAAAATACTATCTCAACGCCAAATAGTAAATGGTTTTACCGTGTTGACAGGCAAATTCGAGGATTTGGATGCCGATATATTGCGCCAAGTTGGAGACCATCTCAAAAAGGGACTCAAAAAGGTCTTACTGGTTTTAGGCAGCTCTTTTGAAGGGAAGGTAGTTCTTGTCGCCATGGCAGACGAGGATGCTGTAAGAGATGGTATACATGCCGGTAAATTTATCGATAGGATTGCGAAAATAGTTGGCGGTGGAGGAGGAGGGAGACCTAATGTCGCCCAGGCCGGAGGAAAGGAAGTCGAAAAACTGGAAGATGCCCTAAATGCCGTACCTAGGATTTTAACCGAATTATTGGGGGTATAA
- the mtnA gene encoding S-methyl-5-thioribose-1-phosphate isomerase yields the protein MSTPEPIKWENGSLYLLDQRKIPFEISYVKCVNYIDVAEAIEDMIVRGAPAIGIAAGYGVVLAAEGGICGVQSAIERLSKTRPTAVNLFWALKKMEEATASFLKATDCKCSSSESVEAKLKDHLLETANKIHQEEIQIENLIAFYGQNLLPERCNVLTHCNAGSLATGAVGTALGIIKMGKAIGKDVRVYCDETRPLLQGARLSAWELWTEGLDVTVICDNMAAFLMKKGGVDLVIVGADRIASNGDTANKIGTYNLALLCRHHGIPFYVAAPRSTIDMDLVDGEAIPIEERKPEEVRSFGGAKIFLDDISVWNPAFDITPNDMISGIVTEVGILEKPYERSILEAASKSLCLEDIKKAEESIGK from the coding sequence TTGTCAACGCCCGAGCCAATAAAGTGGGAGAACGGCTCATTATATCTATTGGATCAAAGAAAAATACCGTTTGAAATATCTTACGTTAAATGCGTAAACTACATAGATGTTGCCGAAGCCATTGAAGACATGATAGTTAGAGGGGCACCGGCAATAGGGATAGCAGCAGGTTATGGAGTGGTTCTGGCTGCCGAAGGGGGAATTTGTGGGGTTCAAAGTGCTATTGAGCGCCTTTCCAAGACCAGACCCACTGCAGTGAATCTGTTTTGGGCTCTTAAGAAAATGGAGGAGGCAACGGCAAGTTTTTTAAAGGCGACAGATTGCAAATGCTCGAGCAGCGAATCGGTCGAAGCAAAGCTAAAAGATCATTTGCTTGAAACAGCTAACAAAATTCATCAAGAAGAAATACAGATAGAGAACTTAATCGCCTTTTACGGTCAAAACCTTTTGCCTGAACGATGTAATGTTCTAACGCATTGTAATGCAGGATCCCTTGCCACTGGCGCTGTGGGCACAGCTCTTGGAATCATAAAAATGGGCAAGGCTATAGGAAAAGATGTAAGGGTTTACTGTGACGAAACAAGGCCTTTGCTCCAAGGAGCCAGGTTGTCGGCTTGGGAGCTATGGACGGAAGGTCTGGATGTAACTGTGATATGCGACAACATGGCAGCCTTTTTGATGAAGAAGGGTGGAGTGGATCTTGTAATAGTGGGTGCTGACAGAATAGCATCAAATGGCGATACGGCAAATAAGATAGGTACCTATAATCTGGCCCTTTTATGTCGTCATCACGGAATTCCTTTTTATGTGGCAGCTCCAAGGAGCACCATAGATATGGACTTGGTCGATGGGGAAGCCATACCGATAGAAGAAAGAAAACCCGAAGAGGTGCGTTCCTTTGGCGGTGCAAAAATCTTCCTCGATGATATTTCCGTATGGAATCCTGCCTTCGACATTACTCCAAACGACATGATTTCTGGCATAGTAACAGAAGTTGGTATACTAGAGAAACCTTATGAAAGATCGATACTTGAAGCGGCTTCCAAATCTTTGTGTTTGGAAGATATAAAGAAGGCCGAAGAGTCGATTGGAAAATGA
- the xseA gene encoding exodeoxyribonuclease VII large subunit — translation MSREMPLLNNLPKTSNVITVDELTFYIKDLIEKDPILRNVAVKGEIIEIKRHNSGHVYFSIGSKQSRLSCVMFKSNANYIPLWPQAGDEVIVQGYIGLYPPQGAYQLYARNILPLGKGAQTRAKEELKKRLEKEGLFDPRVKRKLPPYPNKVGVVTSQTGAAVKDVIKVAKKRFPQCRIYVFPTLVQGIEAPQDIVRAMQLAATKELDILLLVRGGGSRDDLTPFDDERVVRSIRACPFPVVTGVGHEIDWTLSDLAADMRAPTPSAAAENVFPDRIELYKQIRHMKARLFSLVLHKCQQESNLCERQLARLQNILKNLYLHPAGIEIARLTQNLSMNLNKIISSLKERLTHAAASLDALSPLKCLSRGWITCLSKDGETVVSLSQVAIGDEVSLCMIDGRANAEIISIYFKEE, via the coding sequence ATGTCGAGGGAAATGCCTCTGCTTAACAATTTGCCAAAGACATCTAATGTAATAACTGTAGATGAACTAACATTTTATATAAAGGATCTGATCGAAAAGGATCCGATTCTCCGGAACGTTGCCGTTAAAGGAGAAATAATCGAAATCAAAAGACATAATAGCGGCCACGTATATTTTTCGATCGGGAGCAAACAATCCAGATTATCTTGCGTGATGTTTAAAAGCAATGCTAACTATATTCCCCTTTGGCCTCAGGCAGGCGATGAGGTGATAGTGCAGGGGTACATTGGTCTTTATCCACCTCAAGGTGCATATCAGTTATATGCTCGAAATATCCTTCCTCTGGGAAAGGGAGCTCAAACAAGGGCAAAGGAAGAATTGAAAAAAAGGCTGGAGAAGGAAGGCTTGTTTGATCCTCGAGTCAAAAGAAAGTTGCCTCCTTATCCGAACAAGGTTGGAGTTGTGACCTCGCAAACTGGTGCTGCTGTAAAGGATGTCATTAAGGTCGCAAAAAAACGTTTTCCTCAATGTCGAATATACGTGTTTCCTACGTTGGTACAGGGAATAGAAGCCCCACAGGATATAGTTAGGGCAATGCAATTGGCTGCAACGAAAGAGCTGGATATCCTGCTTTTGGTCAGAGGAGGAGGAAGCCGGGACGATCTGACTCCCTTCGATGACGAGAGAGTAGTGCGAAGCATTAGGGCCTGCCCTTTTCCGGTCGTCACAGGGGTAGGTCATGAAATCGACTGGACGTTGTCCGATTTAGCTGCCGATATGCGTGCTCCTACGCCTTCGGCGGCCGCAGAAAACGTCTTTCCCGATCGCATAGAGCTTTATAAACAAATAAGGCACATGAAGGCCAGGCTGTTCTCTCTTGTTTTACATAAATGCCAACAGGAATCTAATTTGTGCGAAAGACAGTTGGCTAGATTACAAAACATACTTAAAAACCTCTATCTTCATCCCGCCGGTATTGAGATAGCGCGGCTTACCCAAAATCTTTCAATGAACTTGAACAAGATTATATCCTCTTTGAAAGAGCGACTGACTCACGCAGCGGCTTCTTTGGACGCTTTGTCACCTTTAAAATGTCTTTCTAGAGGGTGGATAACTTGCCTTTCCAAAGATGGCGAAACAGTTGTCTCTCTATCTCAGGTTGCAATTGGAGATGAAGTTTCCCTCTGCATGATAGACGGAAGGGCCAATGCTGAGATAATATCCATCTATTTTAAAGAAGAATAA
- the nusB gene encoding transcription antitermination factor NusB, whose product MSLLQQQRRRAREIALQLLYALDFRNDQTPDEAMALFPFDGESEEVVNYAIWLVKEIWEKRVEIDNLIRMHIIGWRPERMVTVDLEAIRLALFEGVYSKVVPIPVAISEAIELAKRFGTEDSGRFVNGVLGKIVRSIAEVEGDGKDVEGNASA is encoded by the coding sequence TTGTCTTTGCTTCAACAGCAACGTCGAAGAGCGAGAGAAATAGCTTTACAATTGTTGTATGCACTAGATTTTAGAAATGACCAAACGCCCGACGAAGCCATGGCACTTTTTCCTTTCGATGGAGAATCGGAAGAGGTCGTGAATTATGCAATTTGGCTTGTCAAGGAGATATGGGAAAAGAGGGTTGAAATTGATAATTTAATAAGGATGCATATAATTGGATGGCGACCTGAACGAATGGTTACCGTCGATCTTGAGGCTATAAGATTGGCATTGTTCGAGGGCGTCTATAGCAAGGTCGTTCCCATACCCGTAGCCATTTCGGAAGCTATAGAATTGGCTAAACGCTTTGGGACTGAGGATTCGGGACGTTTTGTTAACGGCGTATTGGGCAAGATTGTTAGATCCATTGCCGAAGTCGAAGGAGATGGCAAAGATGTCGAGGGAAATGCCTCTGCTTAA
- a CDS encoding Asp23/Gls24 family envelope stress response protein: protein MDEEREKYLSELQEGTDKDSYDDEIQNVNEYEIEEETAQEEPVLEEAQPQGEVVIAEEVISQMAIEALKSVSGVLPASSGLVANLRLGRRPTSGVKITIEEGTPNEVVVDTYISVKYGLRIPDIAWDVQEAIKNQIENYTGYIVKAVNVHVQGIHFAENKQLDQYGDSIQ, encoded by the coding sequence ATGGACGAAGAAAGAGAGAAATATTTAAGCGAATTGCAGGAAGGCACCGATAAAGACTCATACGATGACGAAATTCAGAATGTCAATGAGTATGAAATTGAAGAAGAAACGGCTCAGGAAGAGCCAGTTTTGGAGGAAGCGCAACCCCAGGGCGAAGTAGTTATTGCGGAAGAGGTAATATCACAAATGGCTATTGAGGCTCTAAAAAGCGTCTCCGGCGTTTTGCCCGCCAGTTCTGGATTGGTGGCTAATCTGCGCTTGGGGCGAAGGCCAACTAGCGGAGTTAAGATAACCATCGAAGAAGGCACTCCAAACGAGGTAGTGGTTGATACGTATATATCGGTCAAGTATGGATTAAGAATCCCTGATATAGCTTGGGACGTGCAAGAGGCCATAAAAAACCAGATCGAAAATTATACTGGTTATATCGTTAAAGCAGTGAATGTCCATGTGCAGGGAATCCATTTTGCGGAAAATAAGCAACTGGATCAATATGGGGATAGTATACAATAG
- a CDS encoding adenosylhomocysteinase — MEEYRIANPALADQGKIKIAWAWNFMPVLKLLQEKFKPERHLNGVKVAACLHLEAKTACLLRALKALGAEVMAAGSNPLSTQDDICAALVANGIRVYSWHGMTRDEYYGNLHALLAWSPQILIDDGGDLVTLIHKERSDLLPYIKGGCEETTTGIKRLKAMSNEGILAFPMLAVNDALSKHLFDNRYGTGQSVWDAICRLTNMLIAGKEVVVCGYGWCGRGVASRASGLGARVTIVESDPHRALEAYMDGFNVTDMATAARTGDIFVTTTGNINVIRKEHFAVMKNGAILANAGHFDVEISCIDLGEIAAKKSITRPGVTTYTTHDGRSLHLLVEGRLVNLAGGDGHPIEIMDLSFALQLLSVLYIHENDLEPGLYPVPSEIDRAVASYKLEALGIRLEGMTPEQEQYLGRWEE, encoded by the coding sequence ATGGAGGAATACCGAATAGCAAATCCAGCTTTGGCAGACCAAGGCAAAATAAAGATTGCATGGGCGTGGAATTTTATGCCTGTTTTAAAGCTTCTTCAAGAGAAATTTAAACCAGAACGCCACTTAAACGGTGTCAAGGTTGCTGCCTGCCTGCATCTTGAGGCGAAGACCGCGTGTCTTCTGAGGGCTCTTAAGGCTTTAGGTGCCGAAGTCATGGCTGCCGGGAGCAATCCCCTGTCAACACAGGACGATATTTGCGCAGCGCTGGTCGCCAACGGCATAAGGGTTTACAGCTGGCACGGAATGACAAGGGACGAATATTATGGTAACCTGCATGCCCTGCTTGCCTGGTCTCCACAAATACTAATAGATGATGGAGGAGATTTGGTGACGCTTATTCACAAGGAGCGATCCGATCTCCTGCCTTATATAAAGGGCGGTTGCGAGGAGACAACTACGGGAATTAAGAGGCTGAAGGCGATGTCAAATGAGGGGATCCTGGCTTTTCCCATGCTAGCGGTCAATGATGCGTTGAGCAAACATCTCTTTGATAACCGATACGGAACAGGCCAATCTGTATGGGATGCAATATGCAGGCTGACCAATATGTTGATTGCCGGAAAGGAAGTCGTCGTATGCGGGTACGGATGGTGCGGCAGGGGGGTAGCCTCCAGGGCATCGGGGCTTGGAGCGCGAGTGACGATTGTCGAATCGGATCCCCATAGAGCTTTAGAGGCTTATATGGATGGTTTCAACGTAACCGACATGGCTACTGCAGCCCGAACAGGGGACATATTCGTAACTACCACGGGAAACATTAATGTGATCAGAAAAGAGCATTTTGCCGTCATGAAAAATGGAGCAATTTTGGCAAATGCAGGTCACTTCGACGTCGAGATATCCTGTATAGATTTGGGTGAAATAGCGGCTAAAAAGTCAATAACGCGCCCCGGCGTAACGACATACACGACCCATGATGGGAGATCTTTGCATCTGTTGGTCGAGGGAAGGCTGGTAAACCTTGCCGGTGGAGATGGCCATCCCATCGAAATCATGGATCTATCCTTTGCACTTCAGCTATTATCGGTTCTTTATATTCATGAGAACGATCTCGAACCGGGACTTTACCCAGTTCCTTCCGAGATAGACAGGGCAGTGGCTTCCTATAAGCTAGAAGCTTTAGGTATTAGACTGGAAGGGATGACTCCCGAACAAGAGCAATATCTTGGAAGGTGGGAAGAATGA
- a CDS encoding amidohydrolase, with amino-acid sequence MTTYSPDVASCLEADIVFRDAVVLDGDRERAEICDVAVSKGRISSILPKGHGTKIRAKEECLCESKKALLPGFVNAHTHVAMTLLRGLGEEAPLKDWLEKHIWPVEGKLKSNHIRIGTQLGIIEMISAGVTCFGDMYFHMDEVANAALEIGVRCGLCQGLIGKDPLFSLKLKEGIKLYDNWHGKDEMITVQLGPHAPYTVSPKKLARIAEIARGLHAGIHTHWLETEWERNYIINELKQDPIGLLYETGLANVASLVLAHGVWFPADRLSEIAKDNITIVHNPSSNMKLGSGFAPLSQMIQKRVNVALGSDGAASNNRLDPWLEMRTASLIQKGLHKDPTLVKSKEAIQIATVNGYKALGFSKAGLIREDWKADFILVDLDKPHYVGWDLKNLAGFIVFAGTSRDVWGTVVNGKWVYRNGEYTTVDYERVIHDSKVARKNLLNN; translated from the coding sequence ATGACGACTTACAGCCCAGATGTCGCAAGTTGCTTAGAAGCTGACATAGTTTTTAGGGATGCTGTAGTACTGGATGGAGATCGCGAGAGGGCGGAAATATGTGATGTTGCAGTGTCCAAAGGTCGTATCTCATCGATATTGCCGAAAGGCCACGGGACTAAGATAAGGGCCAAAGAAGAATGTTTGTGTGAAAGTAAAAAGGCACTATTGCCGGGGTTCGTGAACGCCCATACCCATGTGGCTATGACGCTGTTGCGAGGCCTTGGCGAAGAAGCTCCCTTGAAAGATTGGTTAGAAAAACACATATGGCCTGTTGAGGGAAAGCTCAAGTCCAATCACATACGAATAGGCACCCAACTGGGAATTATAGAAATGATAAGTGCCGGAGTTACTTGCTTTGGCGACATGTATTTTCACATGGACGAAGTTGCAAATGCGGCCCTGGAAATAGGTGTGAGATGTGGACTTTGCCAGGGTTTAATCGGCAAAGATCCTCTCTTTTCGTTGAAGCTTAAGGAGGGTATTAAGCTTTACGATAATTGGCATGGCAAAGATGAAATGATAACCGTTCAGCTCGGTCCCCACGCACCTTATACCGTTTCGCCCAAGAAGTTGGCAAGAATAGCGGAAATCGCCAGAGGATTACATGCAGGGATACATACTCATTGGCTTGAGACGGAGTGGGAGAGAAATTATATTATAAACGAATTAAAACAGGATCCGATCGGCCTTTTATATGAGACGGGACTTGCCAATGTCGCATCCTTAGTTTTGGCTCATGGAGTATGGTTCCCCGCAGACAGGTTATCTGAGATTGCGAAGGATAACATAACCATTGTCCATAATCCAAGTAGCAACATGAAACTTGGAAGCGGATTTGCCCCCCTATCACAGATGATCCAAAAAAGGGTAAATGTGGCATTAGGAAGTGACGGTGCTGCCAGCAACAACAGATTGGATCCTTGGCTTGAGATGCGGACGGCATCTCTTATCCAGAAGGGGTTGCACAAAGATCCTACATTGGTAAAGTCAAAAGAGGCAATCCAAATTGCTACTGTTAACGGCTATAAGGCTTTGGGCTTTTCGAAGGCGGGTTTGATAAGGGAAGATTGGAAGGCAGATTTTATTTTAGTCGATCTCGACAAACCCCATTACGTTGGTTGGGATTTAAAAAACCTTGCCGGTTTTATTGTTTTTGCGGGAACATCTAGGGATGTGTGGGGAACAGTTGTGAACGGCAAATGGGTGTATAGGAATGGCGAATACACGACTGTAGACTACGAAAGGGTCATCCATGATTCTAAAGTGGCCAGAAAGAATTTGTTGAACAATTAG
- the ruvX gene encoding Holliday junction resolvase RuvX: protein MEHILALDIGSVRIGIAISDPLGIFAQGVGFLNAQGSWLEDLTLLIRKHNVKKVVIGLPIRTNGKKDREADAISELTDKLKKKFPDITFILWDERFTTTIAQNYLRDSGMSGKKKRNKVDMIAATLLLQSYLDYSNLTKDISSR from the coding sequence TTGGAGCACATTTTGGCTTTAGATATAGGGAGCGTGCGTATAGGAATTGCAATCAGCGACCCCCTTGGCATATTTGCCCAAGGGGTTGGCTTTTTGAATGCCCAGGGCAGCTGGCTCGAAGATTTAACCTTGCTTATAAGAAAACATAATGTGAAAAAGGTGGTTATAGGGCTTCCCATTCGCACAAACGGAAAAAAAGACAGGGAAGCTGATGCTATCAGTGAGTTGACCGATAAATTGAAGAAAAAATTTCCCGATATAACCTTTATTTTGTGGGATGAGCGATTTACCACAACTATCGCGCAGAATTATTTGCGCGATAGCGGGATGTCGGGCAAGAAAAAAAGGAACAAAGTGGACATGATTGCTGCAACGTTGCTGCTTCAAAGTTATTTGGATTATAGTAATTTAACGAAGGACATTTCAAGTCGATGA
- the ispG gene encoding flavodoxin-dependent (E)-4-hydroxy-3-methylbut-2-enyl-diphosphate synthase yields MSTLRKRVAIGNLIIGSGFPVRVESMLKTPITDVEACRKEIDSLAEEGCELLRVAFPNINCLPYLRDILQFSKVPIMADIHFDFKLALAALETGCMAIRINPGNMPKEGLVDIVNLARERKAVIRIGSNSGSLSNVQMRQSYGNKAKALFLAVKEQLQMLEDMGFEDIILSCKSTSITETVNANLLLSKHFPKYPLHIGITEAGVMPDGLVKSAAGMALLLTQGLGDTMRISLSAPAVEEAKAGYALLRSLGLRKKGVEIISCPTCGRKHLDVAKIVEDISPLLKGLPDGLIVAVMGCEVNGPREAKEADVGIAGTPNGIVIFKKGKVVEQIDRDDFSIEKVSAIIRELL; encoded by the coding sequence ATGTCAACACTACGGAAGAGGGTTGCTATAGGAAACCTAATCATAGGGAGCGGTTTTCCCGTCCGAGTGGAGAGTATGCTCAAAACTCCGATTACCGATGTAGAAGCATGTAGAAAGGAGATAGATTCGCTGGCTGAAGAGGGGTGTGAACTTCTTCGCGTGGCTTTCCCTAATATTAATTGCCTTCCATACCTTAGGGATATTTTGCAATTCTCGAAAGTGCCGATAATGGCTGATATTCATTTCGATTTCAAGCTAGCTCTTGCAGCGCTTGAGACCGGTTGTATGGCTATTAGGATTAACCCTGGAAATATGCCGAAGGAGGGCCTCGTTGATATAGTCAACTTGGCAAGGGAGAGAAAAGCCGTTATAAGGATAGGATCGAACAGCGGTTCGTTAAGCAATGTCCAAATGAGACAGTCTTACGGAAATAAGGCTAAAGCTCTTTTTTTGGCCGTTAAGGAGCAGCTTCAAATGCTTGAGGACATGGGATTTGAAGATATCATTCTTTCTTGTAAATCCACATCCATAACCGAAACGGTCAACGCAAATTTATTGCTTTCCAAGCATTTTCCCAAATACCCCCTTCATATCGGGATCACGGAAGCTGGAGTAATGCCCGATGGGTTGGTCAAATCGGCTGCAGGTATGGCATTGCTTCTGACGCAAGGCCTTGGGGACACGATGAGGATAAGTTTGTCCGCTCCGGCCGTAGAAGAAGCAAAGGCCGGTTACGCCTTGCTTAGGTCCCTGGGATTGAGAAAAAAGGGAGTAGAGATCATTTCGTGTCCTACGTGCGGAAGAAAGCATTTAGATGTAGCTAAAATTGTGGAAGACATAAGCCCCTTATTAAAGGGGCTTCCGGATGGTTTGATCGTTGCCGTTATGGGATGCGAGGTAAACGGACCGCGGGAAGCCAAGGAGGCCGACGTGGGAATAGCAGGAACTCCTAACGGAATTGTGATATTTAAAAAAGGAAAGGTGGTTGAGCAAATAGATAGGGATGATTTTAGCATAGAGAAGGTAAGTGCAATCATCAGAGAGTTGTTATAG
- the efp gene encoding elongation factor P, producing MAQIVDTNSFRQGMMIKWEDSIWEIVDYQHHKMGRGGAIVRTKLKNIYSGTIIETSFRAGERFERVVFDEREAQYIYKEGDNYVFMDLENYDQIYIPSTLLGDKAMYLSDNLEVTLRLYEGNVVGVDLPNTVALKVVDTPPGYKGDTVSGGGKPATLETGLTVTVPMFVEVGDVVLIDTRTGEYLERDKSKGV from the coding sequence ATGGCACAAATTGTAGACACCAATAGCTTTAGACAGGGAATGATGATAAAGTGGGAAGACAGCATTTGGGAAATTGTAGACTATCAGCATCATAAAATGGGCCGAGGAGGGGCAATCGTCAGGACGAAGCTTAAAAACATATATTCCGGAACGATAATCGAAACCTCTTTTAGAGCTGGAGAAAGGTTTGAGAGGGTTGTCTTTGACGAAAGGGAGGCCCAATACATATATAAAGAAGGAGATAACTACGTCTTCATGGATTTGGAAAATTACGATCAGATATATATTCCTTCCACACTGCTTGGTGACAAGGCGATGTATTTGAGCGATAATTTAGAGGTTACATTGAGGCTTTATGAAGGCAATGTAGTTGGAGTGGATCTTCCGAATACTGTCGCCTTGAAAGTTGTCGATACTCCTCCAGGTTATAAGGGCGATACCGTTTCAGGGGGAGGAAAGCCGGCGACTCTGGAGACTGGTCTGACTGTTACTGTTCCAATGTTTGTCGAGGTTGGAGATGTCGTGCTTATAGATACCCGTACAGGCGAATATTTGGAACGCGATAAGAGCAAGGGGGTATAG